Proteins encoded in a region of the Hippocampus zosterae strain Florida chromosome 11, ASM2543408v3, whole genome shotgun sequence genome:
- the LOC127610495 gene encoding reticulon-3-B-like isoform X4, with protein sequence MADNEEQEQQVSSSSALFSDLVHHYQAEPETEPELYTGLPLDEQPKEDLFSLDDIVDLVGGAQDALERHMAEDGEPHGFTEPHEEEPDLLDPQPDPVPHLREEQEQETEEDEQLTPDSSDTSSFRQTHSLSDASREAEPQVCPVSDALPAAPATQPAAPSPAHAAQTPADTQPARAPVSCCVHGWNLNVGPRDAPSSPSKPQPLMQFPTVVDLLYWRDVKTTGVVFGAVLLLLLSLTACSIVSVCSYVGLALLSVTVCFRIYKGVLQAIQKSDEGHPFKQYLEREVTLSEDVVHKYSDVLLERINKTVSELRRLFLVEDLVDSIKFAVLMWVLTYVGALFNGLTLVILAVIGAFSCPIIYEKHQAQIDRYLALVNNQIKDIVGKIQAKVPGMKRKAE encoded by the exons ATGGCAGACAACGAAGAGCAGGAGCAGCAAGTGTCGTCCAGTTCGGCTCTCTTTAGCGACTTGGTCCACCACTACCAGGCCGAACCCGAGACCGAGCCTGAACTCTACACCGGTCTTCCGCTCGATGAGCAGCCCAAGGAGGACCTCTTCAGCCTGGACGACATCGTTGACTTAGTCGGCGGAGCCCAGGATGCCTTGGAGCGGCACATGGCTGAAGATGGGGAGCCACACGGGTTCACGGAACCCCACGAAGAGGAGCCCGACTTACTAGACCCGCAGCCGGACCCGGTGCCACATTTGAGggaagaacaagaacaagagaCGGAGGAGGACGAGCAGCTCACGCCAGACTCCAGCGACACCTCCAGCTTCCGACAGACGCATTCACTTTCCGATGCCAGTCGAGAAGCGGAGCCACAGGTTTGTCCGGTGAGCGACGCCCTCCCCGCGGCGCCTGCAACCCAGCCAGCAGCGCCATCCCCCGCACACGCGGCGCAGACACCGGCCGACACACAGCCAGCACGGGCTCCGGTATCTT GCTGCGTCCACGGCTGGAATCTAAACGTGGGCCCCAGAG AtgctccttcttctccttctaAACCTCAACCTCTGATGCAATTCCCTACAG TGGTGGATCTGTTGTACTGGCGCGATGTGAAGACGACGGGCGTGGTGTTCGGCGcggtgctgctgttgctgctgtcgCTGACGGCGTGCAGCATCGTCAGCGTCTGCTCCTACGTTGGCCTGGCGCTGCTCTCCGTCACCGTCTGCTTCCGCATCTACAAGGGCGTCCTGCAGGCCATCCAGAAGTCCGACGAGGGACACCCCTTCAA GCAGTACCTGGAGCGTGAGGTGACGCTGTCGGAGGACGTGGTGCACAAGTACAGCGACGTCCTCCTGGAGAGAATCAACAAGACCGTCAGCGAGCTCCGCCGTCTCTTCCTGGTTGAGGACCTGGTGGACTCCATCAAG TTTGCCGTGCTAATGTGGGTCCTGACCTACGTGGGCGCCTTGTTCAACGGACTCACGCTGGTCATTCTGG CCGTGATCGGAGCCTTCAGCTGTCCCATCATCTACGAGAAGCACCAG GCTCAAATTGATCGCTACCTGGCGCTGGTCAACAACCAAATAAAAGACATTGTTGGAAA gaTCCAGGCCAAAGTTCCTGGGATGAAACGTAAAGCCGAGTGA
- the LOC127610495 gene encoding reticulon-4-like isoform X6, which translates to MADNEEQEQQVSSSSALFSDLVHHYQAEPETEPELYTGLPLDEQPKEDLFSLDDIVDLVGGAQDALERHMAEDGEPHGFTEPHEEEPDLLDPQPDPVPHLREEQEQETEEDEQLTPDSSDTSSFRQTHSLSDASREAEPQVCPVSDALPAAPATQPAAPSPAHAAQTPADTQPARAPVSCCVHGWNLNVGPRVVDLLYWRDVKTTGVVFGAVLLLLLSLTACSIVSVCSYVGLALLSVTVCFRIYKGVLQAIQKSDEGHPFKQYLEREVTLSEDVVHKYSDVLLERINKTVSELRRLFLVEDLVDSIKFAVLMWVLTYVGALFNGLTLVILAVIGAFSCPIIYEKHQAQIDRYLALVNNQIKDIVGKIQAKVPGMKRKAE; encoded by the exons ATGGCAGACAACGAAGAGCAGGAGCAGCAAGTGTCGTCCAGTTCGGCTCTCTTTAGCGACTTGGTCCACCACTACCAGGCCGAACCCGAGACCGAGCCTGAACTCTACACCGGTCTTCCGCTCGATGAGCAGCCCAAGGAGGACCTCTTCAGCCTGGACGACATCGTTGACTTAGTCGGCGGAGCCCAGGATGCCTTGGAGCGGCACATGGCTGAAGATGGGGAGCCACACGGGTTCACGGAACCCCACGAAGAGGAGCCCGACTTACTAGACCCGCAGCCGGACCCGGTGCCACATTTGAGggaagaacaagaacaagagaCGGAGGAGGACGAGCAGCTCACGCCAGACTCCAGCGACACCTCCAGCTTCCGACAGACGCATTCACTTTCCGATGCCAGTCGAGAAGCGGAGCCACAGGTTTGTCCGGTGAGCGACGCCCTCCCCGCGGCGCCTGCAACCCAGCCAGCAGCGCCATCCCCCGCACACGCGGCGCAGACACCGGCCGACACACAGCCAGCACGGGCTCCGGTATCTT GCTGCGTCCACGGCTGGAATCTAAACGTGGGCCCCAGAG TGGTGGATCTGTTGTACTGGCGCGATGTGAAGACGACGGGCGTGGTGTTCGGCGcggtgctgctgttgctgctgtcgCTGACGGCGTGCAGCATCGTCAGCGTCTGCTCCTACGTTGGCCTGGCGCTGCTCTCCGTCACCGTCTGCTTCCGCATCTACAAGGGCGTCCTGCAGGCCATCCAGAAGTCCGACGAGGGACACCCCTTCAA GCAGTACCTGGAGCGTGAGGTGACGCTGTCGGAGGACGTGGTGCACAAGTACAGCGACGTCCTCCTGGAGAGAATCAACAAGACCGTCAGCGAGCTCCGCCGTCTCTTCCTGGTTGAGGACCTGGTGGACTCCATCAAG TTTGCCGTGCTAATGTGGGTCCTGACCTACGTGGGCGCCTTGTTCAACGGACTCACGCTGGTCATTCTGG CCGTGATCGGAGCCTTCAGCTGTCCCATCATCTACGAGAAGCACCAG GCTCAAATTGATCGCTACCTGGCGCTGGTCAACAACCAAATAAAAGACATTGTTGGAAA gaTCCAGGCCAAAGTTCCTGGGATGAAACGTAAAGCCGAGTGA
- the LOC127610495 gene encoding reticulon-1-like isoform X9, giving the protein METSRVDTSKAAWKQQVVDLLYWRDVKTTGVVFGAVLLLLLSLTACSIVSVCSYVGLALLSVTVCFRIYKGVLQAIQKSDEGHPFKQYLEREVTLSEDVVHKYSDVLLERINKTVSELRRLFLVEDLVDSIKFAVLMWVLTYVGALFNGLTLVILAVIGAFSCPIIYEKHQAQIDRYLALVNNQIKDIVGKIQAKVPGMKRKAE; this is encoded by the exons ATGGAGACTTCACGCGTGGACACGAGCAAAGCTGCGTGGAAGCAGCAGG TGGTGGATCTGTTGTACTGGCGCGATGTGAAGACGACGGGCGTGGTGTTCGGCGcggtgctgctgttgctgctgtcgCTGACGGCGTGCAGCATCGTCAGCGTCTGCTCCTACGTTGGCCTGGCGCTGCTCTCCGTCACCGTCTGCTTCCGCATCTACAAGGGCGTCCTGCAGGCCATCCAGAAGTCCGACGAGGGACACCCCTTCAA GCAGTACCTGGAGCGTGAGGTGACGCTGTCGGAGGACGTGGTGCACAAGTACAGCGACGTCCTCCTGGAGAGAATCAACAAGACCGTCAGCGAGCTCCGCCGTCTCTTCCTGGTTGAGGACCTGGTGGACTCCATCAAG TTTGCCGTGCTAATGTGGGTCCTGACCTACGTGGGCGCCTTGTTCAACGGACTCACGCTGGTCATTCTGG CCGTGATCGGAGCCTTCAGCTGTCCCATCATCTACGAGAAGCACCAG GCTCAAATTGATCGCTACCTGGCGCTGGTCAACAACCAAATAAAAGACATTGTTGGAAA gaTCCAGGCCAAAGTTCCTGGGATGAAACGTAAAGCCGAGTGA
- the LOC127610495 gene encoding reticulon-1-like isoform X8 yields the protein MDAKQVVDLLYWRDVKTTGVVFGAVLLLLLSLTACSIVSVCSYVGLALLSVTVCFRIYKGVLQAIQKSDEGHPFKQYLEREVTLSEDVVHKYSDVLLERINKTVSELRRLFLVEDLVDSIKFAVLMWVLTYVGALFNGLTLVILAVIGAFSCPIIYEKHQAQIDRYLALVNNQIKDIVGKIQAKVPGMKRKAE from the exons ATGGACGCCAAGCAGG TGGTGGATCTGTTGTACTGGCGCGATGTGAAGACGACGGGCGTGGTGTTCGGCGcggtgctgctgttgctgctgtcgCTGACGGCGTGCAGCATCGTCAGCGTCTGCTCCTACGTTGGCCTGGCGCTGCTCTCCGTCACCGTCTGCTTCCGCATCTACAAGGGCGTCCTGCAGGCCATCCAGAAGTCCGACGAGGGACACCCCTTCAA GCAGTACCTGGAGCGTGAGGTGACGCTGTCGGAGGACGTGGTGCACAAGTACAGCGACGTCCTCCTGGAGAGAATCAACAAGACCGTCAGCGAGCTCCGCCGTCTCTTCCTGGTTGAGGACCTGGTGGACTCCATCAAG TTTGCCGTGCTAATGTGGGTCCTGACCTACGTGGGCGCCTTGTTCAACGGACTCACGCTGGTCATTCTGG CCGTGATCGGAGCCTTCAGCTGTCCCATCATCTACGAGAAGCACCAG GCTCAAATTGATCGCTACCTGGCGCTGGTCAACAACCAAATAAAAGACATTGTTGGAAA gaTCCAGGCCAAAGTTCCTGGGATGAAACGTAAAGCCGAGTGA